A section of the Methanoregula formicica SMSP genome encodes:
- a CDS encoding HAD family hydrolase, with protein MSVAVVFDSAGTLLSTYRVAKDICNRKLLPGIETTTLTFSSPDRVLIVLPVHSKDLMTVPPDTLLSEYLIDRHIGFGVSCTRKILTAEDIGDVLYTDHRALAGDLQECIRNVWSVCKAEEMVTLNSGAIINMAHRAVEFAITAGGWPFPGAKETITALHRMGIPTFIASGDRVTKLERMADHFGIPRDRVYGVATPSIKAQIVHDLRQEYDKVLMVGDGINDLFALRNADIAILTIEQPGDRPEELFKEADYVVKNVSEVRKIVENLLAGGKICDRDGSGVSYKR; from the coding sequence ATGTCTGTCGCCGTTGTCTTTGACAGTGCCGGAACACTCCTCTCTACCTATCGCGTTGCAAAGGACATCTGCAACAGGAAACTGCTCCCGGGGATCGAGACCACCACCCTGACGTTCAGTTCTCCTGACCGTGTGCTCATCGTCCTCCCCGTCCATTCCAAGGATCTGATGACCGTTCCTCCGGATACGCTCCTGTCCGAGTACCTGATCGACCGGCATATCGGCTTTGGGGTCAGCTGCACCCGGAAGATCCTGACTGCCGAGGACATCGGTGACGTACTGTATACCGATCACCGGGCTCTTGCAGGCGACCTCCAGGAGTGCATCCGGAACGTCTGGTCCGTATGCAAAGCGGAGGAGATGGTCACCCTCAACAGCGGGGCGATCATCAACATGGCGCACCGGGCAGTCGAGTTCGCCATTACTGCCGGAGGCTGGCCGTTCCCCGGCGCAAAGGAGACCATCACAGCCCTTCACCGCATGGGCATTCCCACGTTCATTGCGTCCGGGGACCGGGTAACCAAGCTTGAGAGGATGGCCGACCATTTCGGCATCCCCCGTGACCGGGTGTACGGGGTTGCCACACCCTCGATCAAGGCACAGATCGTCCATGATCTCCGCCAGGAGTACGACAAGGTCCTCATGGTGGGTGATGGGATCAATGACCTCTTTGCCCTGCGGAATGCCGATATCGCCATCCTGACCATTGAACAGCCGGGCGATCGCCCCGAGGAGCTGTTCAAGGAAGCGGATTACGTGGTGAAAAATGTCAGCGAAGTCAGGAAGATCGTGGAGAATCTCCTTGCCGGGGGGAAAATTTGCGATCGTGACGGCAGCGGTGTATCATATAAAAGGTAA
- the mmp3 gene encoding methyl-coenzyme M reductase-associated protein Mmp3: MITIHLDGRKMDLAKGSTLKAILSEHPPDCVVGIIRPATQEQRKTAILAISTTAGEITIELGGTGGIGLESPDILPKLSLHWSDRYAAAFGPFPSSIRPLRKPRVYERGDVILGCGGYEPERSYLIFAKTRHSADHGADEEGGVLGKVVSGRGVLDRFSTGDRIMKIEPVISWADTSRSFTTTDPKLVLEDGMQVVTRVGIVAQGYAPDTITTEAAASVEHMLVTLQHGKFFVGRAASTHILDPHLAGPDELQKEYRRPRREGAVTIRNAGKSAGGMFIYRMDSPTSPAHNMAGQVVSGIELVKLAKEHDVLQVMVRPERISLLGRPLAKAKEIAAAAGFTLKTDKEGDDRIIVSQEPGTTLDVLNERLATVTTAPVDKVIDIELDDAAAPVSCEVFRKFTGLKDHDAGMMPVFFKFDDVVLFKPAIAPGIRINPENQPVDESPANALAITNDGRKGAGLVGVRLSANREFGPTSEPFEGTNIIGRVIDTEKLKKVKERETVYIREVKR; the protein is encoded by the coding sequence ATGATCACCATCCATCTTGATGGCAGGAAGATGGATCTGGCCAAAGGGAGCACGCTGAAGGCCATCCTCTCCGAACACCCCCCGGACTGCGTAGTGGGTATCATCCGCCCGGCAACGCAGGAGCAGAGGAAGACTGCAATCCTTGCCATTTCCACTACTGCAGGTGAGATTACCATTGAACTCGGGGGTACCGGTGGCATCGGCCTCGAATCCCCGGATATTCTCCCTAAACTTTCACTCCACTGGAGCGACCGGTATGCTGCGGCATTCGGCCCGTTCCCGTCCTCCATCCGCCCGCTCCGCAAGCCCCGCGTTTATGAGAGGGGTGATGTCATCCTCGGTTGCGGAGGGTACGAACCGGAACGGTCGTACCTGATCTTTGCGAAGACCCGGCATTCGGCCGACCACGGGGCGGACGAGGAAGGTGGTGTGCTCGGCAAGGTTGTCAGCGGGCGCGGAGTACTCGACCGGTTTTCCACGGGCGACCGGATCATGAAGATCGAACCGGTCATCAGCTGGGCAGACACCAGCCGTTCCTTCACTACGACCGACCCGAAACTGGTTCTCGAAGACGGCATGCAAGTAGTAACGAGGGTCGGGATCGTTGCCCAAGGGTACGCCCCCGACACGATCACAACGGAAGCTGCGGCCAGCGTAGAGCACATGCTCGTCACCCTCCAGCACGGAAAGTTCTTCGTGGGCCGGGCTGCTTCGACCCATATCCTCGACCCGCACCTTGCCGGGCCGGACGAACTTCAGAAGGAGTACCGGAGGCCGCGGAGAGAGGGAGCTGTCACAATTCGCAATGCCGGCAAATCAGCCGGAGGAATGTTCATCTACCGGATGGATTCCCCGACAAGCCCGGCCCACAATATGGCCGGTCAGGTAGTCTCCGGCATCGAGCTGGTAAAACTGGCAAAAGAGCACGATGTGCTCCAGGTCATGGTCCGGCCGGAGCGGATCAGCCTTCTCGGGCGGCCGCTTGCAAAGGCAAAGGAGATCGCTGCAGCAGCCGGTTTCACGCTGAAAACCGACAAAGAGGGAGACGACCGGATCATCGTCTCGCAGGAGCCCGGCACAACGCTCGATGTCTTAAACGAGAGACTCGCCACGGTGACAACAGCGCCGGTGGACAAGGTCATCGATATCGAGCTCGATGATGCCGCAGCCCCGGTGAGCTGCGAAGTCTTCCGGAAATTCACCGGTCTCAAAGATCACGACGCCGGCATGATGCCAGTCTTCTTCAAGTTCGACGACGTGGTCCTCTTCAAACCGGCAATCGCTCCCGGTATCAGGATCAACCCGGAGAACCAGCCGGTGGACGAGTCGCCGGCCAATGCGCTCGCGATAACGAACGACGGCCGGAAGGGTGCCGGGCTTGTCGGCGTCCGCCTGTCAGCCAACCGGGAGTTTGGGCCAACGTCGGAACCCTTCGAGGGGACGAACATCATCGGGCGCGTGATCGATACCGAGAAACTGAAAAAAGTCAAGGAGCGGGAGACTGTGTATATCAGGGAGGTGAAGCGGTGA
- a CDS encoding ribose 1,5-bisphosphate isomerase: MTVPETAEKIKSMEIRGAGRIARTAAEALRDHALSLAAPDTAAFKKEMEQAAALLVSTRPTAVSLPNAVHYVMAGLDPSVNVDEARNGVIHRAEQFIQSSQHAVERIAGFGARHIRDGDVILTHCNSEVALGCMIEARRQGKEIEVFATEVRPRNQGHITIRTLNDAGIKTNFIVDSAVRSFINNVNLVIVGADAVTVNGAVVNKIGTSQVAHTAAEARVNVIVAAETYKFAPRTVVGELIEIEERPPNEVLPDEIARTLPNVTVRNPAFDVTPPEYIDLIVTEQGAIPPQMAYVIIREYLGWEIGEFNPGGGSPAGFNGE; the protein is encoded by the coding sequence ATGACCGTACCTGAAACCGCTGAGAAGATAAAGAGCATGGAGATCCGGGGTGCCGGCAGGATCGCCCGGACGGCAGCCGAAGCCTTAAGGGATCATGCTCTCTCCCTGGCTGCCCCGGACACTGCAGCGTTCAAAAAGGAGATGGAACAAGCCGCAGCGCTGCTCGTCTCGACGCGGCCCACTGCCGTATCGCTCCCGAATGCCGTCCATTATGTCATGGCCGGCCTTGACCCGTCCGTGAACGTGGACGAGGCAAGGAACGGGGTTATCCACCGCGCCGAACAGTTCATCCAGTCCTCGCAGCATGCGGTGGAACGGATCGCCGGGTTCGGTGCCCGTCATATCCGGGATGGCGACGTGATCCTCACGCACTGCAACTCGGAGGTCGCCCTCGGCTGCATGATCGAGGCCCGCCGGCAGGGCAAGGAGATCGAGGTCTTTGCAACGGAAGTCCGGCCCCGGAACCAGGGGCACATCACGATCCGAACCCTGAACGATGCAGGGATCAAAACAAACTTCATCGTCGATTCGGCGGTACGGTCATTTATCAACAATGTCAATCTCGTCATTGTCGGGGCGGACGCAGTGACGGTGAATGGGGCAGTGGTCAACAAGATCGGGACCTCTCAGGTGGCCCATACCGCTGCCGAGGCGAGGGTGAACGTGATCGTTGCCGCTGAGACCTACAAGTTCGCACCCCGGACCGTTGTCGGGGAACTGATTGAGATCGAGGAACGACCCCCCAACGAAGTCCTGCCTGACGAGATCGCACGGACGCTGCCGAACGTGACGGTCCGCAACCCGGCATTCGATGTCACCCCGCCGGAATATATCGACCTCATCGTCACCGAACAGGGGGCCATCCCGCCGCAGATGGCCTACGTGATTATCCGCGAGTATCTCGGGTGGGAGATCGGGGAATTTAACCCGGGCGGTGGTTCCCCAGCGGGTTTCAACGGGGAATAA
- a CDS encoding diaminopimelate decarboxylase family protein — MQGSKPIQKTVPFSKLQIEKLEKEYPTPFHIYDEEAIRAGSRRLYKAFSWVTTTDGKAGGFKNYFAVKALPNPYILRLLYEEGMGADCSSLPELLLADAVGIKGEEIMFTSNDTPAEEFIQAKKLGAIINIDDITHLDFLEKTAGIPKLLCFRYNPGDDYSHGNPIIGNPSEAKYGLTHDQILRAYTTAQQKGATRFGLHAMIVSNQRDEEILADAARLLFSLAVEIHEKTGIRVEFINLGGGIGIPYSPVDHQVDIEDYARRVHGHYKEIIVKNGLAPIRIVMESGRAVTGPYGYLVSRVRHVAKKHRDYVGLDACMANLMRPALYGAYHHITVLGKEDRPLDHVYDVTGSLCENNDKFAVQRILPEISSGDLMVIHDTGAHGYAMGFNYNGKLRSAEFLMQNGGTFKLIRRAETANDYFATLDFEGSDFSGLARNKATSPPQVGNKK, encoded by the coding sequence ATGCAGGGATCAAAACCCATACAAAAGACAGTTCCTTTTTCCAAGCTCCAGATTGAGAAGCTGGAGAAGGAATACCCCACGCCGTTCCATATCTACGATGAAGAGGCGATCCGTGCCGGATCGCGACGGTTATACAAGGCATTCTCGTGGGTAACAACGACAGACGGGAAAGCGGGCGGATTCAAGAACTACTTCGCGGTCAAGGCCCTCCCCAACCCGTACATCCTTCGTCTCCTGTACGAGGAGGGTATGGGAGCAGACTGCAGCTCGCTCCCCGAGCTCCTGCTGGCCGATGCTGTCGGGATCAAAGGAGAGGAGATTATGTTCACCTCCAATGATACGCCGGCAGAAGAGTTCATCCAGGCAAAAAAACTGGGGGCAATCATCAACATCGACGATATTACCCACCTTGACTTCCTGGAGAAGACCGCGGGGATCCCCAAGCTTCTCTGTTTCCGCTACAACCCCGGGGACGACTACAGCCACGGCAACCCGATCATCGGCAATCCGAGTGAAGCGAAATACGGGCTCACGCACGATCAGATCCTCAGGGCATACACAACCGCACAGCAGAAAGGTGCAACCCGTTTCGGCCTGCACGCTATGATCGTTTCCAACCAGCGCGATGAGGAGATTCTTGCCGATGCAGCCCGGCTGCTCTTCAGCCTCGCCGTCGAGATCCATGAGAAAACCGGCATCCGGGTGGAGTTCATCAACCTTGGCGGGGGTATCGGCATCCCCTATTCTCCTGTCGATCACCAGGTGGACATTGAGGACTATGCACGCAGGGTGCACGGGCACTATAAGGAGATCATTGTCAAGAACGGTCTTGCGCCAATACGCATCGTCATGGAAAGCGGAAGGGCGGTGACCGGACCGTACGGCTACCTGGTCTCCCGTGTACGCCACGTTGCGAAGAAGCATCGCGATTATGTCGGGCTGGACGCGTGCATGGCAAACCTGATGCGTCCCGCCCTCTATGGCGCTTATCACCATATTACGGTGCTGGGAAAAGAGGACCGTCCCCTGGACCACGTGTACGATGTGACCGGCAGCCTCTGCGAAAACAACGACAAGTTCGCAGTCCAGAGGATCCTTCCCGAGATCAGCTCAGGGGACCTCATGGTTATCCACGACACGGGAGCGCATGGCTACGCGATGGGGTTCAACTACAACGGCAAGCTCCGGTCTGCCGAGTTCCTGATGCAGAACGGTGGTACATTCAAACTGATCCGGAGAGCAGAGACCGCAAACGATTATTTTGCCACCCTGGACTTTGAAGGATCGGACTTCTCCGGCCTTGCACGGAACAAGGCAACCTCCCCTCCCCAGGTAGGGAACAAAAAATAA
- a CDS encoding methanogenesis marker 6 protein: protein MTDYTPTHVGTVTKYVVVESFEVTPTDLALRGYEISKGVMIKETCFGLVVNGKEEEVDRIVSELRKMDPSHIFVKDRGFPPGDSRRCRANLGGARPGYNGMEYEMTVIPYVSHGLEELQKRDAATVPAPKDPLDKPALDVVTLKKLIDAQES, encoded by the coding sequence GTGACAGACTATACTCCGACCCATGTCGGCACTGTAACGAAATACGTTGTGGTGGAGTCGTTTGAGGTCACGCCCACGGACCTTGCCCTCCGGGGGTACGAGATCTCGAAAGGCGTGATGATCAAGGAGACCTGTTTTGGACTCGTCGTGAACGGGAAGGAGGAAGAGGTGGACCGGATCGTTTCCGAGCTCCGGAAGATGGACCCGAGCCATATCTTTGTCAAGGACCGGGGATTCCCGCCGGGCGATTCCCGGCGCTGCCGGGCAAACCTCGGGGGGGCCCGGCCCGGCTACAATGGCATGGAGTACGAGATGACTGTCATCCCCTATGTCTCGCACGGCCTTGAAGAACTGCAGAAACGCGATGCCGCAACCGTCCCGGCACCGAAAGACCCGCTCGACAAACCGGCACTGGATGTCGTCACGCTGAAGAAACTGATCGATGCACAGGAGTCCTGA
- the atwA gene encoding methyl coenzyme M reductase system, component A2, producing MKAPLITVENLCMDFDGNRVLKNISFEIGEGEILGIIGRSGAGKTVLMHLIRGVEQPPTSGKIIYHMAACPSCEHMDVGSSAGKACPHCAGKLEPLDVDLWEERNENLKRRVMRRTAIMFQRTFALYGDDRVIENVLHALDDIGYPPEKAINRAADLIDQVKLSHRMMHIARDLSGGEKQRVVLARQLAKEPVMLFADEPTGTLDPGTAKIVHAMLNDAAKNNNMGIVVTSHFSQVIEDVADRAILLVDGKIAKIGAPKEVITEFMKGYDDTEKFDETELGDNIVVARDLVKRYISVDRGVVKAVNGVTFEVAAKEIFGIIGKSGAGKTTLSGIMAGLIEPTSGEINVRIGDEWIDMTKPGIDQRGRATGYIGLLHQEYDLFPHRTVLDNLTDAIGLEFPKELAMRKALVTLKMAGFTEDKSKEILDRMPGQLSEGERHRVALAQVLIREPRIVILDEPTGTMDPITKVDVKHSIMHSREEMDETFIVVSHDMDFVRDICDRLALMRGGKIVQIGKTNEVLAALTEEEKKVMGQPKA from the coding sequence ATGAAGGCTCCATTGATCACGGTTGAGAACCTCTGCATGGATTTTGATGGTAACAGGGTTCTCAAGAATATCTCCTTTGAGATTGGCGAGGGAGAGATCCTCGGGATTATCGGCAGGAGCGGGGCCGGTAAGACGGTCCTGATGCACCTCATCCGCGGGGTCGAGCAGCCGCCGACCAGCGGGAAGATCATTTATCACATGGCGGCCTGTCCATCATGCGAGCATATGGATGTCGGCAGCTCTGCGGGGAAGGCCTGCCCCCATTGCGCGGGAAAACTCGAGCCGCTGGATGTTGATCTCTGGGAGGAGAGGAACGAGAATCTCAAGCGGCGCGTGATGCGGCGGACCGCGATCATGTTCCAGCGTACCTTTGCCCTGTACGGGGATGACCGTGTCATCGAGAACGTCCTTCACGCCCTTGATGACATCGGTTACCCACCCGAGAAAGCCATCAACCGGGCGGCAGACCTCATCGATCAGGTAAAGCTCTCCCACCGCATGATGCATATCGCCCGTGATCTCTCGGGCGGGGAGAAGCAGCGTGTCGTGCTCGCCCGGCAGCTGGCCAAGGAGCCGGTCATGCTCTTTGCCGATGAGCCTACCGGTACGCTTGACCCGGGTACTGCGAAAATCGTCCACGCCATGCTCAATGATGCTGCGAAAAACAACAATATGGGTATCGTGGTTACCTCCCACTTCTCCCAGGTCATTGAGGATGTTGCCGACCGTGCCATCCTTCTTGTCGATGGGAAAATTGCTAAGATCGGTGCTCCGAAAGAGGTTATCACCGAATTCATGAAAGGCTATGATGATACCGAGAAGTTCGATGAAACGGAACTCGGCGACAACATCGTTGTGGCTCGCGATCTCGTGAAGCGGTATATCTCAGTGGACCGGGGCGTGGTTAAAGCAGTCAATGGCGTCACGTTTGAGGTGGCAGCGAAGGAGATCTTCGGCATCATTGGTAAGAGCGGGGCCGGTAAGACCACACTCTCGGGAATCATGGCGGGCTTAATCGAGCCGACAAGCGGCGAGATCAATGTCCGTATCGGCGACGAATGGATCGACATGACCAAGCCCGGCATCGACCAGCGCGGGAGGGCAACCGGCTACATCGGCCTCCTCCACCAGGAGTACGACCTCTTCCCCCACCGGACTGTGCTTGACAACCTCACCGATGCGATCGGCCTTGAATTCCCCAAGGAGCTGGCAATGAGGAAGGCACTCGTTACCTTGAAAATGGCCGGATTCACCGAGGATAAGAGCAAGGAGATCCTGGACCGGATGCCCGGCCAGCTTTCCGAGGGAGAGCGGCACCGGGTGGCGCTGGCGCAGGTACTTATCCGTGAGCCCCGGATCGTTATCCTCGATGAGCCCACGGGCACCATGGATCCGATCACCAAGGTCGATGTCAAGCACTCCATCATGCACTCCCGCGAGGAGATGGACGAGACGTTCATCGTGGTCTCCCACGACATGGACTTCGTACGGGACATCTGCGACCGGCTTGCCCTGATGCGGGGCGGCAAGATCGTCCAGATCGGCAAGACGAACGAGGTCCTTGCGGCCCTTACTGAGGAAGAGAAGAAGGTCATGGGCCAGCCCAAGGCATAA